In Rhodococcus pseudokoreensis, the DNA window AATGGTACGAGCGCACCAGAGTGGATGTGGGGTTCACCGAGGACGACCTCATCGAGGGCTCGCTGCCCGACGTCGTCACGTCCTACGGCGCGTTCACCGAGCACCAGGTGCTGGTGTGCGGTTCGGCGGCGATGGTCCGCGCCACCCTCGACCGGCTCCGCGACACCGGGACCCCTACCGAGAACATTCAGTTCGACCCGTACTGAGCGGTCCGATCAGTAGGACGGGTCGTGCCGGATGTTCTCCGGCGGCGTGCCTGCCGCGTGCAGCCGGAACTTGGTGGTGTTGATCATGGCCTCGGAGCCGACGAGCTGGATGTCGCGTTCGGCCCACGTCCCGAAGTCGGCGACGACCTGTCCGACCTTGCCGGTCAGCCTGCGGTGCATGCCGGGCATCCCGGCACTGCCGGGGCCCGTGTACCACCACGGGTCCTCGTCTTCCTCGGTGACCGGGACGACGGTCAGCCACGGATTCTGCTCCGCGAGCGCCCACAGGGTGCCCAGGTCGTAGAGGTCGCAGGGGTACCGGCCCGCGAAGAAGAGGTGGACGCGCCGGTCCTGGCCGCGCTGCGACATCTGGAGGATCTGTGCGCGCAGCGGGGCGATGCCGGTCCCCGATCCGATCATGAGAATGTCGCGACCGTTCTCGTAGCGGATTCCGAGGTCGCCGAGCGGGGATCCGACCACCCACCGCTCGCCCACGAGTGTCTGGGTGACGATGGCGGGGCTCACCCAGCCGCCCGACACCCGGCGGACGTGGAACTCGATGATGCCCTGGTCGTTGGCGGGGTTCGCCGGCGACAGGTACCGCCACATCCGGGGCCGGGACGGCACCTGCACGCTCACGAACTGACCTGCGGTGTACATCATCGGCTCGTCGAGTTGCAGTCGGATGATCGAGACGTCCTTGCGGACCTGCAGGTGCTCGATCACGGTCGCACCCCAGGCCGGCGGGCCGCTCTCGGCGTTGGCCGCGTCCATCATGGTGGCGGCGACGACGGCGAGGACGTCGCGCCACGCCTGCTCGAGTTCGTCGGTCCACGGCTCGGTGGACGGGAATTGCTCGACGGCGGCGATCAGGGAGTTGCCGACGGCGACGTAGTGCGCGTCCTCGATCCCGTACTTGCGGTGGTCCCGGCCGAGTTGGGCGAGGTAGGCGAGGATCTGCCCGGAGTCCTCCTCGAGCCGCTCGATCACGTACTGGACGGCGGCGATCAGCCGGTCGCGTTGCTCGTCCATGGCGGCGGGGAAGAAGTCACGGGCTTCGGGATACCGGGCGAACAGCAGGGCATAGAAGGACCGCGACAGAGTCTGAGGCCCGTCCGGCACTGCCGCGATAGCCTTGAAACTCGACCGGACCAGCGATATTGCCTGTGAATCCACCGCGCATCCTCGTCACCGACCGAACGCGGCCCCGCCGCGAAGTACTTGGGCAGACTATAGGCGTGGGCGCCACGCCGCAGACCAGGTCCCTTGTTTCTCGCCCCAGTCGTGCTATCCGACCGCTCGGTCTGCACTTTCCCAGTACCGGGAGCGCAACGCCTTCTTGTCCAGTTTGCCCAGCGGGGTCAGGGGCAGGGTGTCGACGAAATCGATCGACTTGGGGGCGTGCACCGACCCCTTCGCGGCCCGGACCCGTTCGACGAGTTCGGCGGCCTCCACCGTCTGCCCCGCCCGCAGCACCACGCACGCCTTGACGGCCTCGCCCCACTTCTCGTCCGGGACGCCGACCACCGCGACCGAGCCGACGGCGGGGTGCGCCGAGATGACGTCCTCGATCTCGCGGGGGAACACGTTGAATCCGCCGGTGACGATCATGTCCTTCTTGCGGTCGACGATCGTCATGAAACCGTCCTTGTCCTTGCGCGCGACGTCGCCCGTGTGCAGCCACCCACCGCGGAACGCCTCGGCGGTCTCGTCGGGTTTGTTCCAGTACCCCTTCATGACGAGGGGGCCGCGGACGCAGATCTCGCCGAGTTCGCCCTGCGGGACCTCGTTCAGGTCGTCGTCGAGCAGTGCCACGTTCAGCCAGGGCACGGGACGTCCGCACGTCGCGAGGCGGCTGGGATCGTCCGGCAGATGCTCCTCCTTCCGCAGCACCGCGATGGTCATTCCGCATTCGGTCTGGCCGTAGAACTGGAAGAAGATCTGGCCGAACTTCTCGATGCCCTCCTTCAGCCGGGCCGGCGACATCGCCGACGCTCCGTAGAACAGCGTCTGCAGGCTGGACACGTCCCGCTTCGGCAGGTCGGGATGATCCATCAGCAGGTAGATCATGGTGGGGACGAGCATCGTCGCGGAGATCTTGTGCTTCTCGATCGCCTCGAGCACGGCGCCGGGTTCGAACGCGGGCAGCACGATCAGCGCGCCGCCGCGCAGCAGGGTGGGGATGAAGAACGCCGCGCCGGCGTGCGACAGCGGCGTGCAGATGAGGAAACGCGGTTCGTCGGGCCACTGCCATTCGGCCATCTGGATCTGATTGAGGGTGGCGCCGGACTGGTAGGAGCCGACGACGCCCTTCGGCTTGCCGGTGGTGCCGCCGGTGTAGACCATGCTGCTGTTGTCGTCGGCGGCCACGTCCGCCGCCCGCAGGCGTTGCGGGGTGAACGTCTCGGCGAGGGCCAGGATGTCGGTGCCCACCTCGGACGGTCCCAACGACAACACGTTCTCGATCGACGGCGACTGCGCCACCAGTTCGGCGGCGCGCCCCTCGAAGGCGGTGGGATCGAAGATCAGGGTCCGGATCTCGGCGTCGCCGACGATGTAGAGGTGGTCGTCGAGCGAGCCCATCGGGTTCAGTGCGCTGGCGCGGCATCCGGAGATCATGGTGGCGCCCATGCTGATGAGCACTTCGGGCCGGTTCTTGGACAGCATGGCGGTGCTCGTCCCCTTGCCGATCCCGAGCGAAGCCAGTGCCTGCGCAAAGCAACTGATCTGATCGCGCATCTCACCGCCGGTGAGAACGACGTCGCCGAGGTAGAGCGCCGGCTTGTCGGAATTGCGGTCCAGTGCAGTGATGAGGAGGTCTGCAGCGAAGGCGGGTCGATGCAGATCTGCGAACTCGTCGGTCATCTGTGATCCTTCTACTCCCGCGAGGCCGGGGTGCGTCGTCCGGCGGTCTGGATTTTCTGTGTCCTGGGTCACCGACACCCTAACCGGAAACCGGCAAAACTGAAACCTGTTCCACTCACGTCGCGGGTGGCGATCACCGCTCCCGGCCGGGTCACGTCCGATAACGTGAGATCCATGACTCCGCAAGATCGGGTTGCCGAACGGATCTCGACAGCGGCCCGGAACGCGCACGTCTTCCTCGCGACGGCGGAATCCCTCACCGGCGGGCAGATCTCGTGCCTTCTCGGCGCGGCACCGGCGTCCTCCGACTGGTACCGGGGCAGCGTGGTCGCCTATTCCAGCGAGGTGAAACATCGGGTGCTGAAGGTGCCCGACGGTCCCGTCGTCAGCGAGGCCAGTGCCCGCGCGATGGCGGGGGCGGTCGCGGAACTGCTCGGAGCCGACATCGCCGTCGCGGTGACCGGGGCGGGCGGGCCCGACCCCCAGGACGGGCAACCCCCGGGCACCGTCTGGTTCGGACTCTTCGCCCACGGCCGCATCGACACGGAGATGCACCGCTTCGACGGCGAACCGCAGGACGTCGTGACGGCCACGACCGCACACGCACTGGTCCTGCTCGAGCAGGCGCTGACCTCGGTGCCGGGCCGCGTGCCTCCACCCGTCGCGTAAATCTCCGGGAGCCGGGTAATCGTCCGCGAGGGCACCGCCACACCCGAGGAGGATTTCCGTGCCGAAGACCACCGAGAGCGGCAAGCCGAAGAAGAGCGAACTCCCCGAGACCCTGAAGAAGTCGCCCGAGAAGGCGCAGCGCACGTTCGCCAAGGTGTACGACTCCGCTATGGACCAGTACGGGGACGAGGAACGAGCGCACCGCGTCGCGTTCGACGCCCTCAAACACAGCTACGAGAAGGTCGGCGACCACTGGGAGGCCAAGGCCGAGAAGGGCCCTTCCGACGAGCGGGCGGAGAGCGGCGGCCCGAACCCGTCCGGTGAGACCGCCGAGGGCGTCGACGCCAACGCGAGCAAGGAGCACCTGATGCACCTCGCGCAGCGACTCGACATCCACGGCCGATCGACCATGACCAAGGACGAACTCGTCGAGGCCCTCGTCAAGGCCAACCGGAGAGCACGATGAGAGCCGTCACCTGGCAGGGCAGGCAGAAGGTCAGCGTCGACACCGTGCCCGACCCGGTGATCGAACAGAAGACGGACGCGATCGTCGAGATCACCACCACCAACATCTGCGGTTCCGACCTGCACCTGTACGAGGTACTCGGCGCGTTCATGAGCGAGGGCGACATCCTCGGGCACGAGCCGATGGGCATCGTCCGCGAGGTGGGGTCCGAGGTGACCGACGTGAAGGTCGGTGACCGGGTGGTCATCCCGTTCCAGATATCCTGCGGCAGTTGCCACATGTGCGACCGGAAGCTGTTCACCCAGTGCGAGGTCACGCAGATCCGGGACGAGGGCATGGGCGCGGCACTGTTCGGCTACTCGAAGTTGTACGGCAGCGTCCCCGGCGGTCAGGCCGAGTATCTCCGGGTGCCGCATGTGAAAAACACCCACATCAAGGTCCCGGAGGGCCCACCGGATTCGCGGTTCGTGTACCTGTCCGACGTGCTGCCGACGGCATGGCAGGCCGTCGAATACGCGAACGTGCCCGACGGTGGCTCCGTCGTCGTTCTCGGGCTCGGTCCGATCGGCGACATGGCGGCACGCATCGCCGCGCACAAGGGTTTTCGGGTCATCGGTGTGGATCTCGTGCCCGAGCGTCTCGCCCGCGCGAAGGCGCGGCAGATCGAGACGGTCGACCTGAACGACGCCGGGAGCGAACTCGGCGGCCTCATCCGGGACATGACCCACGGCCGCGGTCCCGATTCCGTCATCGACGCCGTCGGTATGGAGGCGCACGGCTCCCCCACCGCGAAACTCCTGCAGCAGGTCACGTCGTTTCTTCCCGACGCCGTCGCGGCCCCGCTGATGTCGACGGTGGGAATCGATCGCCTGCACGCCCTGTACTCGGCCATCGACATCGTGCGGCGCGGCGGCACCATCTCACTCAGCGGGGTGTACGGCGGGATGGCCGACCCGATCCCGATGCTCACGTTGTTCGACAAGCAGATTCAGCTGCACATGGGCCAGGCCAACGTCAAGCGGTGGGCCCCGGACATCCTGCCGCTGCTCACTGACGACGACCCCCTCGGCGTCGACACGTTCGCCACTCACGAGCTGCCCCTGGACCACGCACCGCACGCGTACGAGATCTTCCAGAAGAAGCAGGACGGCGCGGTGAAGATCCTCCTGAAGCCGTAACACTCTCCCGTCGAAAGGAATTGCCCATGACATCGGCAGACACACTGCGCGGCCGGAAGGTCGCGATCCTCGCCACCGACGGCGTCGAGGAAGTCGAACTCGTCGAACCCCGTGCCGCCGTCGAGAAGGCCGGTGCGCAGGTGCGCCTGATCTCGCTGTCCCCCGGCAAGATCCAGGCGATGAGCTCGGATGTGAACGCGACAGGCACCTATGCCGTCGACGCCGTCGTCGGCGACGTGTCCGCCGCCGACTTCGACGCACTGATCCTGCCGGGCGGCACCACGAACCCCGACCACCTCCGGATGGAGTCGGCCGTCGGATTCGTCCGCGACTTCGTCAATTCGGGCAAACCGGTGGGCGTGATCTGCCACGGACCGTGGACCCTCGTCGAGGCCGATGTCGTCCGCGGCCGCACGCTCACGTCGTATCCGAGCGTGCGCACCGACATCCGCAACGCGGGCGGGACCGTCGTCGACGAGGAAGTGGTGGTCGACAACGGATTGGTCTCCAGCCGCAATCCCGGCGACCTCCCCGCGTTCTGCGCGAAGATCGTCGAGGAATTCGCCGAGGGTCGCTACCCGCGGTGATTTAACCGGGTGTCGTCATCCGGCATCGGGGACCGTCACCACCACCCGGGTGCCCGATCCGGGCGAGGAGGTCACGTCGAAGGTGCCGCCGAGGCTCTCGACCCGCACGATGTGCGACGCCAACCCGATGTGCCCCTGCGCCACCCGTTCCGGGACGACGGCGGGATCGAATCCGGTGCCGTCGTCGGCGACCGTCAACGTGGTCAGCCCACCGGCGCGGGTGAGCGCGAGTTCGACCGTCGTGGCTCGCGCGTGCTTGGTGACGTTGGTGAGCAGTTCCCGGGCCACCCGGTACAGCAGTTCCTGGCAGTCGGGGTGACCGACGTCGTCGAGGCTCACCGACATCTCGATCTCACCGCGCCGGGCGAAGTGGTCCGCGAGTTCCCGCAGCGCCGCGGTCAGACCCAGCTGCGCGAGTACCTGCGGGTGCAGGGTGGTGACGGTGGAGCGCAGTTGCGCCGCGGTCTCGCGGAGAGCGGTTTCGGCGGCGTCGAGTTGCGCGTCCGGGTGCCGCTCCAGCGCCTCCTCCACATCCAGCCGCGCTGCGAGGACATTCTGCAGGGGCCCGTCGTGGAGGTGCTCGGCGAGTTGCCGCCGCTCGCGTTCCTCGGCGCCCATCGATTCCGCGATCAGCTGCCTGCGCACGTCCATCAGCGAGATGACCGTCGCGGAACGTCGCACCAGCACGTACGACAACGCCGTCGTCGCGGCCGCGAGCCACAACAGGAATCCGAAGTAGAGGTACACCTC includes these proteins:
- a CDS encoding FAD-binding oxidoreductase: MDSQAISLVRSSFKAIAAVPDGPQTLSRSFYALLFARYPEARDFFPAAMDEQRDRLIAAVQYVIERLEEDSGQILAYLAQLGRDHRKYGIEDAHYVAVGNSLIAAVEQFPSTEPWTDELEQAWRDVLAVVAATMMDAANAESGPPAWGATVIEHLQVRKDVSIIRLQLDEPMMYTAGQFVSVQVPSRPRMWRYLSPANPANDQGIIEFHVRRVSGGWVSPAIVTQTLVGERWVVGSPLGDLGIRYENGRDILMIGSGTGIAPLRAQILQMSQRGQDRRVHLFFAGRYPCDLYDLGTLWALAEQNPWLTVVPVTEEDEDPWWYTGPGSAGMPGMHRRLTGKVGQVVADFGTWAERDIQLVGSEAMINTTKFRLHAAGTPPENIRHDPSY
- a CDS encoding zinc-dependent alcohol dehydrogenase → MRAVTWQGRQKVSVDTVPDPVIEQKTDAIVEITTTNICGSDLHLYEVLGAFMSEGDILGHEPMGIVREVGSEVTDVKVGDRVVIPFQISCGSCHMCDRKLFTQCEVTQIRDEGMGAALFGYSKLYGSVPGGQAEYLRVPHVKNTHIKVPEGPPDSRFVYLSDVLPTAWQAVEYANVPDGGSVVVLGLGPIGDMAARIAAHKGFRVIGVDLVPERLARAKARQIETVDLNDAGSELGGLIRDMTHGRGPDSVIDAVGMEAHGSPTAKLLQQVTSFLPDAVAAPLMSTVGIDRLHALYSAIDIVRRGGTISLSGVYGGMADPIPMLTLFDKQIQLHMGQANVKRWAPDILPLLTDDDPLGVDTFATHELPLDHAPHAYEIFQKKQDGAVKILLKP
- a CDS encoding type 1 glutamine amidotransferase domain-containing protein, encoding MTSADTLRGRKVAILATDGVEEVELVEPRAAVEKAGAQVRLISLSPGKIQAMSSDVNATGTYAVDAVVGDVSAADFDALILPGGTTNPDHLRMESAVGFVRDFVNSGKPVGVICHGPWTLVEADVVRGRTLTSYPSVRTDIRNAGGTVVDEEVVVDNGLVSSRNPGDLPAFCAKIVEEFAEGRYPR
- a CDS encoding sensor histidine kinase encodes the protein MRETSQSRVVRRYTTEAVRVTAILRLPLIGLMALLGPVISVTHWQPDVFAGLLIGYALLAAGWLIFVLVRDVGPWAGWVSTAADVSAVVALCIASGGATSVLLPVFFLLPISVAFQYRPRLTAIVGVCTAVGYQVVWIVYSKRDDLVGFPDEVYLYFGFLLWLAAATTALSYVLVRRSATVISLMDVRRQLIAESMGAEERERRQLAEHLHDGPLQNVLAARLDVEEALERHPDAQLDAAETALRETAAQLRSTVTTLHPQVLAQLGLTAALRELADHFARRGEIEMSVSLDDVGHPDCQELLYRVARELLTNVTKHARATTVELALTRAGGLTTLTVADDGTGFDPAVVPERVAQGHIGLASHIVRVESLGGTFDVTSSPGSGTRVVVTVPDAG
- a CDS encoding AMP-binding protein: MTDEFADLHRPAFAADLLITALDRNSDKPALYLGDVVLTGGEMRDQISCFAQALASLGIGKGTSTAMLSKNRPEVLISMGATMISGCRASALNPMGSLDDHLYIVGDAEIRTLIFDPTAFEGRAAELVAQSPSIENVLSLGPSEVGTDILALAETFTPQRLRAADVAADDNSSMVYTGGTTGKPKGVVGSYQSGATLNQIQMAEWQWPDEPRFLICTPLSHAGAAFFIPTLLRGGALIVLPAFEPGAVLEAIEKHKISATMLVPTMIYLLMDHPDLPKRDVSSLQTLFYGASAMSPARLKEGIEKFGQIFFQFYGQTECGMTIAVLRKEEHLPDDPSRLATCGRPVPWLNVALLDDDLNEVPQGELGEICVRGPLVMKGYWNKPDETAEAFRGGWLHTGDVARKDKDGFMTIVDRKKDMIVTGGFNVFPREIEDVISAHPAVGSVAVVGVPDEKWGEAVKACVVLRAGQTVEAAELVERVRAAKGSVHAPKSIDFVDTLPLTPLGKLDKKALRSRYWESADRAVG
- a CDS encoding ChaB family protein, producing MPKTTESGKPKKSELPETLKKSPEKAQRTFAKVYDSAMDQYGDEERAHRVAFDALKHSYEKVGDHWEAKAEKGPSDERAESGGPNPSGETAEGVDANASKEHLMHLAQRLDIHGRSTMTKDELVEALVKANRRAR
- a CDS encoding CinA family protein, which gives rise to MTPQDRVAERISTAARNAHVFLATAESLTGGQISCLLGAAPASSDWYRGSVVAYSSEVKHRVLKVPDGPVVSEASARAMAGAVAELLGADIAVAVTGAGGPDPQDGQPPGTVWFGLFAHGRIDTEMHRFDGEPQDVVTATTAHALVLLEQALTSVPGRVPPPVA